A genomic region of Nostoc sp. UHCC 0702 contains the following coding sequences:
- a CDS encoding Na/Pi cotransporter family protein, which produces MLSSKKFNKKILRFLVMSILILIFFIAPSVIKNKLPLGETATLVIAQQTQQKNNNEVENPPSSQRDEGKNGDENKSKEEGKLDIFKIVTGALAGLVLFLYGVTRMAQGLEAIAGDRAKKLISKFTTNRYAGVATGTVATTILDSSSVTIIIVIAMVSAGLLTFVESLGVVLGANIGTTIGAQIVAFKINQYAPIAMFAGLLLIFLGKTDRWKQIGLVVLGLGLLFFGLDTIEDAMEPFKDYQPFIQWMEKLGDNTIMGALVGAMFTVLIQSSSATVAIVVTLASQGLVSLPAGVALVLGAEVGTCADTLVATLGRDRPAVRTGVFHFLFNVVCAAVGILFASQLALIAHWVTQLVGAGDNIARQIANAQLIFNLVGVGLAIAFLPWIARGLERLIPDTK; this is translated from the coding sequence ATGTTGTCGTCAAAGAAGTTTAATAAAAAAATACTCAGATTCCTAGTTATGAGTATTCTGATTTTAATTTTTTTTATAGCTCCTTCTGTAATAAAAAACAAATTACCTTTGGGTGAGACAGCAACTTTAGTTATTGCACAACAAACACAACAGAAAAACAATAATGAGGTAGAAAATCCTCCGTCATCTCAAAGGGATGAAGGTAAGAATGGTGATGAGAATAAAAGCAAAGAAGAAGGAAAGCTAGATATTTTCAAAATTGTCACGGGAGCGCTAGCGGGACTTGTGCTATTTTTGTATGGTGTGACGCGAATGGCCCAAGGACTAGAAGCGATCGCAGGCGATCGCGCGAAAAAGTTAATTAGCAAGTTCACCACCAACCGCTATGCAGGAGTAGCTACAGGCACGGTAGCCACAACAATATTAGATTCTTCAAGTGTGACAATCATCATCGTCATCGCAATGGTTAGCGCTGGGTTATTAACATTTGTGGAATCTCTCGGTGTAGTTTTAGGTGCCAACATCGGTACGACTATCGGCGCTCAAATCGTTGCTTTTAAGATTAATCAGTATGCACCAATAGCAATGTTCGCGGGTTTGTTGTTGATTTTTTTAGGTAAAACAGACCGTTGGAAGCAAATTGGTCTGGTGGTGTTGGGGTTAGGTTTACTCTTCTTTGGTCTTGATACCATTGAAGACGCAATGGAACCTTTCAAAGACTACCAACCCTTTATTCAATGGATGGAGAAGTTGGGGGACAACACCATCATGGGTGCTTTAGTCGGGGCAATGTTTACAGTCTTAATTCAATCTTCTTCCGCCACTGTGGCTATTGTCGTGACTTTAGCAAGCCAAGGATTAGTTTCATTACCCGCAGGTGTTGCTCTGGTGTTGGGTGCTGAAGTTGGTACTTGTGCTGATACACTAGTAGCTACGCTTGGGCGCGATCGCCCAGCAGTGCGGACAGGTGTTTTTCATTTCCTATTTAATGTTGTTTGCGCTGCTGTGGGGATTTTATTTGCTAGTCAACTAGCACTAATTGCCCATTGGGTTACTCAGTTAGTCGGCGCAGGAGATAACATCGCCCGTCAAATCGCTAATGCACAGTTGATATTTAATCTAGTAGGGGTGGGATTAGCGATCGCATTTTTGCCCTGGATAGCCCGTGGATTGGAAAGGCTGATTCCAGATACAAAGTAG
- a CDS encoding zinc-dependent alcohol dehydrogenase family protein, whose product MRAMILQAPHQPLRLVELPVPKPNSQQVLIRVHACAVCRTDLHIVDGELTHPKLPLIPGHQIVGTIEEIGNQVDKFSLGQRVGVPWLGYTCDRCRYCLSSRENLCDYAEFTGYNLDGGYAEYTVADSRFCFPLDPSFPDLQAAPLLCGGLIGYRAYRMTGEAEKLGFYGFGSAAHMLIQLANYQGREVFAFTRSGDIEGQEFARKLGATWAGNSDEFPPEPLDAAIIFAPVGKLVPAALRAVSKGGVVVCAGIHMSDIPTFPYEILWQERVLRSVANLTRTDGEEFLTLAPKVPIRSEVNAFPLTQANEALDALRSGKITGTAVLVVE is encoded by the coding sequence ATGCGTGCGATGATTTTGCAGGCACCACATCAACCCCTACGTTTAGTTGAGTTGCCAGTGCCAAAACCCAATTCTCAGCAAGTACTAATTCGCGTTCATGCTTGCGCTGTCTGCCGTACAGATTTGCATATAGTTGATGGGGAATTGACACACCCAAAGCTACCTCTGATACCTGGGCATCAAATTGTGGGTACTATCGAGGAGATAGGCAACCAGGTTGATAAATTTAGTTTAGGTCAACGAGTTGGTGTACCTTGGCTGGGTTATACTTGCGATCGCTGCCGTTACTGTCTCTCTAGTCGTGAAAATCTTTGTGATTATGCTGAGTTCACAGGATATAACCTTGATGGTGGCTATGCAGAGTATACTGTTGCCGACTCTCGCTTTTGCTTTCCCCTAGACCCAAGTTTTCCAGATTTGCAAGCTGCACCTTTATTGTGCGGTGGCTTAATTGGCTATCGCGCTTACAGAATGACTGGGGAAGCTGAAAAACTGGGTTTTTATGGCTTTGGTTCCGCAGCCCATATGTTGATTCAACTAGCTAATTATCAAGGGCGTGAAGTCTTTGCTTTTACTCGTTCTGGCGATATCGAAGGACAAGAGTTTGCCCGTAAACTCGGTGCAACTTGGGCGGGTAACTCAGACGAATTCCCACCGGAACCCTTGGATGCAGCGATTATTTTTGCTCCTGTAGGCAAGTTAGTACCTGCTGCTTTACGTGCAGTTAGCAAAGGTGGTGTAGTAGTTTGTGCTGGTATTCACATGAGCGATATTCCCACTTTTCCCTATGAAATTCTTTGGCAAGAAAGGGTGTTACGGTCTGTTGCCAATCTCACTCGTACTGATGGAGAAGAGTTTCTCACCCTAGCGCCGAAAGTTCCCATCCGTAGCGAGGTGAATGCTTTTCCATTAACTCAAGCAAATGAAGCTCTTGATGCCCTTCGCAGTGGCAAAATTACAGGAACGGCTGTTTTGGTTGTGGAATAG
- a CDS encoding ABC-2 family transporter protein has protein sequence MKRIIRKTLTLLSVYYAYMVEYRAELILWVLSGSFPIILMGIWIQAAQGGRFGLSPVDFTRYFLTVFIVRQITVVWVIWEFEKEVVEGKLSPKLLQPLDPVWHHVASHVSERFARTPFALLLIGLFFILYPQAFWIPSLIQFLLFMLAVVLAFILRFVIQYTFALFAFWTERASALENFWLLFFLFFSGMIAPLEVFPEPVRAIVLFTPFPYLIDFPASILVGLPVDVTRGFLSMVGWILIFLGANRLLWRAGLKRYSGMGA, from the coding sequence ATGAAACGAATTATTAGGAAAACCCTAACTTTGCTTTCCGTATACTACGCCTATATGGTTGAGTATCGTGCAGAACTGATTTTATGGGTTTTGTCTGGGTCTTTCCCGATTATCCTTATGGGTATCTGGATACAGGCAGCACAAGGTGGAAGGTTTGGTTTGTCACCTGTAGATTTTACCCGTTACTTTCTCACAGTTTTTATTGTCAGGCAAATCACTGTTGTCTGGGTAATTTGGGAGTTTGAAAAAGAGGTAGTGGAAGGAAAGTTATCGCCAAAGTTGTTACAACCACTCGATCCAGTATGGCATCACGTAGCCTCCCATGTTTCTGAAAGATTTGCTCGCACCCCGTTTGCATTATTGTTAATAGGGTTGTTTTTTATACTCTATCCCCAGGCTTTTTGGATACCGAGTTTGATTCAATTCTTGTTATTTATGTTGGCGGTGGTGCTAGCTTTTATTTTAAGGTTTGTGATTCAATACACTTTTGCCTTGTTTGCTTTTTGGACGGAACGGGCCAGCGCTTTAGAAAATTTTTGGTTGTTGTTTTTTTTGTTTTTCTCTGGAATGATTGCCCCTTTAGAAGTGTTTCCTGAACCTGTGCGGGCGATCGTTTTATTTACACCTTTTCCCTATTTGATTGATTTTCCTGCAAGTATTTTAGTGGGGCTACCCGTGGATGTAACACGGGGATTTTTATCAATGGTGGGTTGGATATTAATATTTTTGGGTGCAAATCGCTTGCTATGGCGTGCAGGTTTGAAGCGGTATTCTGGCATGGGTGCTTAG
- a CDS encoding ATP-binding cassette domain-containing protein, translating into MSIIIAENLSKFYPVAVKEPGIRGTITHFFRRTYRSIKAVEDVSFEIAPGEVVGFLGPNGAGKTTTLKMLTGLIHPSRGIVRVAGHVPFLRQEAFLQKITLVMGQKQQLIWDLPALDSLKINAAVYNISDKEFQRRVGELTEMLALEGKLTQPVRKLSLGERMKAELLAALLHRPHVLFLDEPTLGLDVNAQVAVRDFLRQYNQRYQATVLLTSHYMADITALCQRVLLIHQGKLMYDGSLDGLLERFAPYREVHVELAQPLPLEKLMAYGEVQLLEGRAVCFMVQQEALTRTVSKILSDLQVIDLTVSEPPVEEVIGRVFQAGVV; encoded by the coding sequence ATGTCAATCATCATTGCTGAAAATCTAAGTAAATTTTATCCGGTAGCTGTCAAAGAACCAGGTATTAGAGGGACAATCACCCACTTCTTCCGCCGCACCTACCGTTCAATTAAAGCAGTAGAGGATGTTTCCTTTGAAATTGCCCCAGGCGAGGTAGTGGGATTTTTAGGGCCAAATGGCGCTGGTAAAACCACCACACTGAAAATGCTCACAGGGCTAATTCATCCTTCTAGGGGTATAGTTAGAGTCGCTGGACATGTGCCGTTTCTGCGCCAAGAGGCATTTTTACAAAAAATTACTTTGGTGATGGGTCAAAAACAGCAACTTATTTGGGACTTACCAGCGCTAGATTCTTTGAAAATTAACGCTGCTGTGTATAACATCTCAGATAAAGAGTTTCAGCGGCGAGTAGGGGAATTAACCGAGATGCTGGCCCTAGAAGGTAAGCTTACCCAACCTGTACGCAAACTGTCTTTGGGTGAGCGGATGAAGGCAGAACTCTTGGCAGCACTTTTGCACCGTCCTCATGTATTGTTTTTGGATGAACCAACGCTAGGACTAGATGTGAATGCTCAAGTGGCAGTACGTGATTTTTTGCGTCAGTATAATCAGCGCTATCAGGCCACAGTATTATTGACTAGCCATTACATGGCTGATATCACGGCTTTGTGCCAACGGGTACTGTTGATTCACCAAGGAAAGCTGATGTATGACGGTAGCTTGGATGGACTGCTGGAACGTTTTGCTCCTTATCGTGAAGTTCATGTAGAATTAGCCCAACCTCTACCGCTAGAAAAACTCATGGCTTATGGTGAGGTACAACTCTTAGAAGGTCGAGCAGTGTGCTTTATGGTACAGCAGGAAGCACTTACACGCACAGTGTCTAAGATTTTATCAGATTTGCAAGTAATCGATTTAACAGTGAGTGAGCCACCCGTGGAAGAAGTGATTGGACGAGTTTTTCAAGCAGGGGTGGTTTAG